A genomic stretch from Juglans microcarpa x Juglans regia isolate MS1-56 chromosome 3S, Jm3101_v1.0, whole genome shotgun sequence includes:
- the LOC121256915 gene encoding cytochrome P450 71B9-like: MMSVFAVPIWLPLLLLLPILLLMKDKIHGRRQNKNLPPSPPYLPIIGNMHLIGNLPHQSLSRLAQRYGPVMLLKFGAKPIVVISSAEAAKEVLKVHDLDCCSRPLSASAGKLTYNYQDIVFAPYGEYWREIRKVCVLELFSAARVQSYCSIREEEVALLVNSISQSSSSETPVNILEKMLPPTASILCRIAFGKSFRGSDLDNEKFQEVLHEAEAMLASFSASEFFPYVGWIVDRLSGRFQRLDKIFHELDNFLQLAIDFHLNPDKTKEEHEDLVDVLLRIEREQAKSGGAPFTRDNIKAILFDIFLGGSNTAAITTVWAMAELARNPRVMKKAQDEVRNLVGNKGKIAESDTPHLPYLKMIMKETLRLHPPAAMLLPRETMAPFKISGYDICPKSLLQVNNWAIARDPEYWKNPEEFNPERFDDSSIDYKGQNFEFLPFGSGRRGCPGMHMGTTTVELALANLLYCFDWKLPSGMKEEDINMEESTGPGLTKKRTPLKLVPVKFF, from the exons ATGATGTCTGTATTCGCTGTACCCATATGGCttccacttcttcttcttctccccaTTCTGCTACTCATGAAAGACAAAATTCATGGTCGGAGGCAAAACAAAAACCTTCCACCAAGCCCTCCATACCTTCCCATTATAGGCAACATGCACCTGATTGGCAATTTACCTCATCAATCTTTGTCGCGACTAGCCCAGAGATATGGCCCCGTGATGCTCCTCAAATTCGGTGCTAAACCGATTGTTGTTATCTCTTCTGCTGAGGCTGCAAAAGAGGTCTTGAAAGTTCATGATCTCGACTGTTGCAGTCGACCTCTCTCAGCCAGCGCAGGAAAACTGACGTACAATTATCAGGATATAGTCTTTGCACCTTATGGCGAGTATTGGCGAGAGATAAGGAAAGTCTGTGTTCTTGAGCTTTTTAGCGCGGCAAGGGTGCAGTCATATTGTTCCATCAGGGAAGAAGAAGTGGCTTTGCTTGTGAATTCAATATCtcagtcttcatcttctgaaaCCCCTGTGAATATCTTGGAGAAGATGTTGCCTCCTACTGCAAGTATTCTCTGTAGGATTGCTTTTGGAAAGAGCTTCCGGGGGAgtgatttggataatgagaagTTTCAAGAAGTTCTTCATGAGGCTGAAGCCATGCTTGCAAGCTTCAGTGCATCTGAGTTCTTTCCATACGtgggatggattgtggacaggCTCTCTGGTAGATTTCAAAGACTTGACAAGATTTTCCATGAGTTGGATAACTTTCTACAACTGGCAATTGATTTTCATCTTAATCCTGACAAGACAAAAGAGGAACACGAAGACCTCGTCGATGTGCTGCTCAGAATAGAAAGGGAGCAAGCCAAGTCTGGTGGAGCTCCGTTCACTAGAGATAACATTAAGGCGATCCTCTTC GATATATTTTTAGGTGGAAGCAACACTGCTGCAATTACCACGGTATGGGCAATGGCAGAGCTTGCAAGGAACCCACGAGTGATGAAGAAAGCGCAAGATGAAGTCAGAAATCTCGTtggaaacaaaggaaaaatcGCAGAAAGCGACACTCCTCATCTTCCTTACCTCAAGATGATAATGAAAGAAACTCTCAGATTGCACCCTCCGGCCGCAATGCTTCTTCCAAGAGAAACTATGGCACCTTTTAAGATCAGCGGTTACGACATTTGCCCAAAATCATTGCTGCAAGTAAACAACTGGGCAATAGCAAGAGACCCTGAATACTGGAAAAACCCAGAAGAATTCAACCCAGAAAGGTTCGATGATAGCTCTATTGATTATAAAGGGCAAAACTTTGAGTTCTTGCCATTTGGATCTGGTCGAAGAGGTTGTCCTGGGATGCATATGGGAACGACCACAGTTGAGCTTGCACTAGCCAATCTTTTGTACTGTTTCGATTGGAAATTACCCAGTGGGATGAAAGAGGAGGACATTAACATGGAAGAATCGACTGGTCCGGGCCTTACCAAGAAAAGAACACCACTGAAACTAGTTCCAGTCAAGTTTTTTTAG